A genome region from Macaca nemestrina isolate mMacNem1 chromosome 20, mMacNem.hap1, whole genome shotgun sequence includes the following:
- the LOC105475871 gene encoding non-receptor tyrosine-protein kinase TYK2 isoform X6, whose product MPLRHRGTTRGSKPVGDGAQPMAAMGGLKVLLHWAGPGGGEPWVTFSESSLTAEEVCIHIAHKVGITPPCFNLFALFDAQAQVWLPPNHILEIPRDASLMLYFRMRFYFRNWHGMNPQELAVYRCGPPGTEASSDQTAQGMQLLDPASFEYLFEQGKHEFVNDVASLWELSSEEEIHHFKNESLGMAFLHLCHLALCRGVPLEEVAKKTSFKDCIPLSFRRQIRQHSALTRLRLRNVFRRFLQDFQPDRLSQQMVMVKYLATLERLAPRFGTERVPVCHLRLLAQAEGEPCYIRDSGEAPTDPGPESAARPPTHEVLVTGTGGIQWWPVQEEVNKEEVSKGSSGGSGRNPQASLSGKKAKAHKAIGQPADRLREPLWAYFCDFRDITHVVLKECCVSIHRQDNKCLELSLPSRAAALSFVSLVDGYFRLTADSSHYLCHEVAPPRLVMSIQDGIHGPLLEPFVQAKLRPEDGLYLIQWSTSHPYRLILTVAQRSQAPDGTQSLRLRKFPIEQQAGAFVLEGWGRSFPSVRELGAALQGCLLRAGDDCFSLRRRCLPQPGETSNLIIMRGARASSRTLNLSQLSFHRVDQKEITQLSHLGQGTRTNVYEGRLRVEGSGDPEEGKMDDEDPLVPGRDRGQELRVVLKVLDPSHHDIALAFYETASLMSQVSHVHLAFVHGVCVRGPENIMVTEYVEHGPLDVWLRRERGHVPMAWKMVVAQQLASALSYLENKNLVHGNVCGRNILLARLGLAEGTSPFIKLSDPGVGLGALSREERVERIPWMAPECLPGGPNSLSIAMDKWGFGATLLEICFDGDAPLQSRSSSEKEHFYQRQHRLPEPSCPELATLTSQCLTYEPTQRPSFRTILRDLTRLQPHTLPDLADVLIVNPDSSASDPTVFHKRYLKKIRDLGEGHFGKVSLYCYDPTNDGTGEMVAVKALKADCGPQHRSGWKQEIEILRTLYHEHIVKYKGCCEDQGEKSLQLVMEYVPLGSLRDYLPRHSVGLAQLLLFAQQICEGMAYLHARHYIHRDLAARNVLLDNDKLVKIGDFGLAKAVPEGHEYYRVREDGDSPVF is encoded by the exons GTATCACTCCTCCTTGTTTCAATCTCTTCGCCCTCTTCGATGCTCAGGCCCAAGTCTGGTTGCCCCCAAACCACATCCTAGAGATCCCCAGAGATGCAAGCCTGATGCTGTATTTCCGCATGAG GTTTTATTTCCGGAACTGGCATGGCATGAATCCTCAGGAGCTGGCTGTGTACCGTTGTGGCCCCCCAGGAACCGAGGCATCCTCAGATCAGACAGCACAGGGGATGCAACTCTTGGACCCAGCCTCATTTGAGTACCTCTTTGAGCAG GGCAAGCATGAGTTTGTGAATGACGTGGCATCACTGTGGGAGCTATCGAGCGAGGAGGAGATCCACCACTTTAAGAATGAGAGCCTGGGCATGGCCTTTCTGCACCTCTGTCACCTCGCTCTCTGCCGTGGTGTCCCCCTGGAGGAGGTGGCCAAGAAGACCAG CTTCAAGGACTGTATCCCGCTCTCCTTCCGTCGGCAGATCCGGCAGCACAGCGCCCTGACCCGGCTGCGCCTTCGGAACGTCTTCCGCAGGTTCCTGCAGGACTTCCAGCCGGACAGACTCTCCCAGCAGATGGTCATGGTCAAATACCTGGCCACACTCGAACGGCTGGCACCCCGCTTTGGCACAGAGCGTGTGCCCGTGTGCCACCTGAGGCTGCTGGCCCAGGCAGAGGGAGAGCCCTGCTACATCCGGGACAGTGGGGAGGCCCCTACAGACCCTGGCCCTGAGTCTGCTGCTAGACCCCCAACCCATGAGGTGCTGGTGACAGGCACTGGTGGCATCCAGTGGTGGCCAGTACAGGAGGAGGTGAACAAGGAGGAGGTGAGCAAG GGTTCTAGTGGCGGCAGCGGCAGGAACCCCCAAGCCAGCCTGTCTGGGAAGAAGGCCAAGGCTCACAAGGCAATCGGCCAGCCGGCGGACAGGCTGCGGGAGCCACTGTGGGCCTACTTCTGCGACTTCCGGGACATCACCCACGTGGTGCTGAAAGAGTGCTGTGTCAGCATCCACCGGCAGGACAACAAGTGCCTG GAGCTGAGCCTGCCTTCCCGGGCTGCAGCGCTGTCCTTCGTGTCGCTGGTGGACGGCTATTTCCGCCTGACGGCCGACTCCAGCCACTACCTGTGCCACGAGGTGGCTCCCCCACGGCTGGTGATGAGCATCCAGGATGGGATCCATGGACCCCTGCT GGAGCCGTTTGTGCAGGCCAAGCTGCGGCCCGAGGACGGCCTGTACCTCATTCAGTGGAGCACCAGCCACCCCTACCGCCTGATCCTCACAGTGGCCCAGCGTAGCCAG GCACCAGACGGCACACAGAGCTTGCGGCTCCGGAAGTTCCCCATTGAGCAGCAAGCCGGGGCCTTTGTGCTGGAGGGCTGGGGCCGGTCCTTCCCCAGCGTTCGGGAACTTGGGGCCGCCTTGCAGGGCTGCTTGCTGAGGGCCGGGGACGACTGCTTCTCTCTGCGTCGCCGTTGCCTGCCCCAACCAGGAG AAACCTCCAACCTCATCATCATGCGGGGGGCTCGGGCCAGCAGCAGGACACTCAACCTCAGCCAGCTCAGCTTCCACCGGGTTGACCAGAAGGAGATCACCCAG CTGTCCCACTTGGGCCAGGGCACAAGGACCAACGTGTACGAGGGCCGCCTGCGAGTGGAGGGCAGTGGGGACCCTGAGGAGGGCAAGATGGACGACGAGGACCCCCTCGTGCCTGGAAGGGACCGTGGGCAGGAGCTACGAGTGGTGCTCAAAGTGCTGGACCCGAGTCACCATGACATCGCCCTG GCCTTCTATGAGACAGCCAGCCTCATGAGCCAGGTCTCCCACGTGCACCTGGCCTTCGTGCACGGCGTCTGTGTGCGCGGCCCTGAAA ATATCATGGTGACAGAGTACGTGGAGCACGGACCCCTGGACGTGTGGCTGCGGAGGGAGCGGGGCCATGTGCCCATGGCTTGGAAGATGGTGGTGGCCCAGCAGCTAGCCAGCGCCCTCAGCTACCTG GAGAACAAGAACCTGGTACATGGTAATGTGTGTGGCCGGAACATCCTGCTGGCTCGGCTGGGGCTGGCAGAGGGCACGAGCCCCTTCATCAAGCTGAGTGATCCCGGCGTGGGCCTCGGCGCCCTCTCCAGGGAGG agcggGTGGAGCGGATCCCCTGGATGGCCCCCGAATGCCTCCCAGGTGGGCCCAACAGCCTAAGCATTGCCATGGACAAGTGGGGGTTTGGTGCCACCCTCCTGGAGATCTGCTTTGATGGAGACGCCCCGCTGCAGAGCCGCAGCTCCTCCGAG AAGGAGCATTTCTACCAGAGGCAGCACCGGCTGCCCGAGCCCTCCTGCCCAGAGCTGGCCACACTCACCAGCCAGTGTCTGACCTATGAGCCAACCCAGAGGCCTTCATTCCGCACCATCCTGCGTGACCTCACCCGGCTGCAGCCCCACA CTCTTCCAGATCTTGCTGATGTCTTGATTGTGAACCCGGACTCATCGGCGTCAGACCCTACGGTTTTCCACAAGCGCTATTTGAAAAAGATCCGAGATCTGGGCGAG GGTCACTTCGGCAAGGTCAGTTTGTACTGCTACGATCCGACCAACGACGGCACTGGCGAGATGGTGGCGGTGAAAGCCCTTAAGGCAGACTGCGGCCCCCAGCACCGCTCGGGCTGGAAGCAGGAGATTGAGATTCTGCGCACGCTCTATCACGAGCACATCGTCAAGTACAAGGGCTGCTGCGAGGACCAAG GCGAGAAGTCGCTGCAGCTGGTCATGGAGTACGTGCCCCTGGGCAGCCTCCGAGACTACCTGCCCCGGCACAGCGTCGGGCTGGCCCAGCTGCTGCTCTTCGCCCAGCAGATCTGCGAG GGCATGGCCTATCTGCACGCGCGGCACTACATCCACCGAGACCTAGCCGCGCGCAACGTGCTGCTGGACAACGACAAGCTGGTCAAGATCGGGGACTTTGGCCTAGCTAAGGCCGTGCCCGAAGGCCACGAGTACTACCGCGTGCGCGAGGATGGGGACAGCCCCGTGTTCTG A
- the LOC105475871 gene encoding non-receptor tyrosine-protein kinase TYK2 isoform X2 codes for MPLRHRGTTRGSKPVGDGAQPMAAMGGLKVLLHWAGPGGGEPWVTFSESSLTAEEVCIHIAHKVGITPPCFNLFALFDAQAQVWLPPNHILEIPRDASLMLYFRMRFYFRNWHGMNPQELAVYRCGPPGTEASSDQTAQGMQLLDPASFEYLFEQGKHEFVNDVASLWELSSEEEIHHFKNESLGMAFLHLCHLALCRGVPLEEVAKKTSFKDCIPLSFRRQIRQHSALTRLRLRNVFRRFLQDFQPDRLSQQMVMVKYLATLERLAPRFGTERVPVCHLRLLAQAEGEPCYIRDSGEAPTDPGPESAARPPTHEVLVTGTGGIQWWPVQEEVNKEEVSKGSSGGSGRNPQASLSGKKAKAHKAIGQPADRLREPLWAYFCDFRDITHVVLKECCVSIHRQDNKCLELSLPSRAAALSFVSLVDGYFRLTADSSHYLCHEVAPPRLVMSIQDGIHGPLLEPFVQAKLRPEDGLYLIQWSTSHPYRLILTVAQRSQAPDGTQSLRLRKFPIEQQAGAFVLEGWGRSFPSVRELGAALQGCLLRAGDDCFSLRRRCLPQPGETSNLIIMRGARASSRTLNLSQLSFHRVDQKEITQLSHLGQGTRTNVYEGRLRVEGSGDPEEGKMDDEDPLVPGRDRGQELRVVLKVLDPSHHDIALAFYETASLMSQVSHVHLAFVHGVCVRGPENIMVTEYVEHGPLDVWLRRERGHVPMAWKMVVAQQLASALSYLENKNLVHGNVCGRNILLARLGLAEGTSPFIKLSDPGVGLGALSREERVERIPWMAPECLPGGPNSLSIAMDKWGFGATLLEICFDGDAPLQSRSSSEKEHFYQRQHRLPEPSCPELATLTSQCLTYEPTQRPSFRTILRDLTRLQPHNLADVLIVNPDSSASDPTVFHKRYLKKIRDLGEGHFGKVSLYCYDPTNDGTGEMVAVKALKADCGPQHRSGWKQEIEILRTLYHEHIVKYKGCCEDQGEKSLQLVMEYVPLGSLRDYLPRHSVGLAQLLLFAQQICEGMAYLHARHYIHRDLAARNVLLDNDKLVKIGDFGLAKAVPEGHEYYRVREDGDSPVFWYAPECLKEYKFYYASDVWSFGVTLYELLTHCDSSQSPPTKFLELIGITQGQMTVLRLTELLERGERLPRPDKCPCEVYHLMKNCWETEASFRPTFENLIPILKTVHEKYQGQAPSVFSVC; via the exons GTATCACTCCTCCTTGTTTCAATCTCTTCGCCCTCTTCGATGCTCAGGCCCAAGTCTGGTTGCCCCCAAACCACATCCTAGAGATCCCCAGAGATGCAAGCCTGATGCTGTATTTCCGCATGAG GTTTTATTTCCGGAACTGGCATGGCATGAATCCTCAGGAGCTGGCTGTGTACCGTTGTGGCCCCCCAGGAACCGAGGCATCCTCAGATCAGACAGCACAGGGGATGCAACTCTTGGACCCAGCCTCATTTGAGTACCTCTTTGAGCAG GGCAAGCATGAGTTTGTGAATGACGTGGCATCACTGTGGGAGCTATCGAGCGAGGAGGAGATCCACCACTTTAAGAATGAGAGCCTGGGCATGGCCTTTCTGCACCTCTGTCACCTCGCTCTCTGCCGTGGTGTCCCCCTGGAGGAGGTGGCCAAGAAGACCAG CTTCAAGGACTGTATCCCGCTCTCCTTCCGTCGGCAGATCCGGCAGCACAGCGCCCTGACCCGGCTGCGCCTTCGGAACGTCTTCCGCAGGTTCCTGCAGGACTTCCAGCCGGACAGACTCTCCCAGCAGATGGTCATGGTCAAATACCTGGCCACACTCGAACGGCTGGCACCCCGCTTTGGCACAGAGCGTGTGCCCGTGTGCCACCTGAGGCTGCTGGCCCAGGCAGAGGGAGAGCCCTGCTACATCCGGGACAGTGGGGAGGCCCCTACAGACCCTGGCCCTGAGTCTGCTGCTAGACCCCCAACCCATGAGGTGCTGGTGACAGGCACTGGTGGCATCCAGTGGTGGCCAGTACAGGAGGAGGTGAACAAGGAGGAGGTGAGCAAG GGTTCTAGTGGCGGCAGCGGCAGGAACCCCCAAGCCAGCCTGTCTGGGAAGAAGGCCAAGGCTCACAAGGCAATCGGCCAGCCGGCGGACAGGCTGCGGGAGCCACTGTGGGCCTACTTCTGCGACTTCCGGGACATCACCCACGTGGTGCTGAAAGAGTGCTGTGTCAGCATCCACCGGCAGGACAACAAGTGCCTG GAGCTGAGCCTGCCTTCCCGGGCTGCAGCGCTGTCCTTCGTGTCGCTGGTGGACGGCTATTTCCGCCTGACGGCCGACTCCAGCCACTACCTGTGCCACGAGGTGGCTCCCCCACGGCTGGTGATGAGCATCCAGGATGGGATCCATGGACCCCTGCT GGAGCCGTTTGTGCAGGCCAAGCTGCGGCCCGAGGACGGCCTGTACCTCATTCAGTGGAGCACCAGCCACCCCTACCGCCTGATCCTCACAGTGGCCCAGCGTAGCCAG GCACCAGACGGCACACAGAGCTTGCGGCTCCGGAAGTTCCCCATTGAGCAGCAAGCCGGGGCCTTTGTGCTGGAGGGCTGGGGCCGGTCCTTCCCCAGCGTTCGGGAACTTGGGGCCGCCTTGCAGGGCTGCTTGCTGAGGGCCGGGGACGACTGCTTCTCTCTGCGTCGCCGTTGCCTGCCCCAACCAGGAG AAACCTCCAACCTCATCATCATGCGGGGGGCTCGGGCCAGCAGCAGGACACTCAACCTCAGCCAGCTCAGCTTCCACCGGGTTGACCAGAAGGAGATCACCCAG CTGTCCCACTTGGGCCAGGGCACAAGGACCAACGTGTACGAGGGCCGCCTGCGAGTGGAGGGCAGTGGGGACCCTGAGGAGGGCAAGATGGACGACGAGGACCCCCTCGTGCCTGGAAGGGACCGTGGGCAGGAGCTACGAGTGGTGCTCAAAGTGCTGGACCCGAGTCACCATGACATCGCCCTG GCCTTCTATGAGACAGCCAGCCTCATGAGCCAGGTCTCCCACGTGCACCTGGCCTTCGTGCACGGCGTCTGTGTGCGCGGCCCTGAAA ATATCATGGTGACAGAGTACGTGGAGCACGGACCCCTGGACGTGTGGCTGCGGAGGGAGCGGGGCCATGTGCCCATGGCTTGGAAGATGGTGGTGGCCCAGCAGCTAGCCAGCGCCCTCAGCTACCTG GAGAACAAGAACCTGGTACATGGTAATGTGTGTGGCCGGAACATCCTGCTGGCTCGGCTGGGGCTGGCAGAGGGCACGAGCCCCTTCATCAAGCTGAGTGATCCCGGCGTGGGCCTCGGCGCCCTCTCCAGGGAGG agcggGTGGAGCGGATCCCCTGGATGGCCCCCGAATGCCTCCCAGGTGGGCCCAACAGCCTAAGCATTGCCATGGACAAGTGGGGGTTTGGTGCCACCCTCCTGGAGATCTGCTTTGATGGAGACGCCCCGCTGCAGAGCCGCAGCTCCTCCGAG AAGGAGCATTTCTACCAGAGGCAGCACCGGCTGCCCGAGCCCTCCTGCCCAGAGCTGGCCACACTCACCAGCCAGTGTCTGACCTATGAGCCAACCCAGAGGCCTTCATTCCGCACCATCCTGCGTGACCTCACCCGGCTGCAGCCCCACA ATCTTGCTGATGTCTTGATTGTGAACCCGGACTCATCGGCGTCAGACCCTACGGTTTTCCACAAGCGCTATTTGAAAAAGATCCGAGATCTGGGCGAG GGTCACTTCGGCAAGGTCAGTTTGTACTGCTACGATCCGACCAACGACGGCACTGGCGAGATGGTGGCGGTGAAAGCCCTTAAGGCAGACTGCGGCCCCCAGCACCGCTCGGGCTGGAAGCAGGAGATTGAGATTCTGCGCACGCTCTATCACGAGCACATCGTCAAGTACAAGGGCTGCTGCGAGGACCAAG GCGAGAAGTCGCTGCAGCTGGTCATGGAGTACGTGCCCCTGGGCAGCCTCCGAGACTACCTGCCCCGGCACAGCGTCGGGCTGGCCCAGCTGCTGCTCTTCGCCCAGCAGATCTGCGAG GGCATGGCCTATCTGCACGCGCGGCACTACATCCACCGAGACCTAGCCGCGCGCAACGTGCTGCTGGACAACGACAAGCTGGTCAAGATCGGGGACTTTGGCCTAGCTAAGGCCGTGCCCGAAGGCCACGAGTACTACCGCGTGCGCGAGGATGGGGACAGCCCCGTGTTCTG GTATGCCCCAGAGTGCCTGAAAGAGTATAAGTTCTACTATGCGTCCGATGTCTGGTCCTTCGGGGTGACCCTGTATGAGCTGCTGACGCACTGTGACTCCAGCCAGAGCCCCCCCACG AAATTCCTTGAGCTCATAGGCATCACCCAGGGTCAGATGACAGTTCTGAGACTCACCGAGTTGCTGGAACGAGGGGAGAGGCTGCCACGACCTGACAAATGTCCCTGTGAG GTCTATCATCTCATGAAGAACTGCTGGGAGACAGAGGCGTCCTTCCGCCCAACCTTCGAGAACCTCATACCCATCCTGAAGACAGTCCATGAGAAGTACCAAGGCCAGGCCCCTTCCGTGTTCAGTGTGTGCTGA
- the LOC105475871 gene encoding non-receptor tyrosine-protein kinase TYK2 isoform X5, translated as MPLRHRGTTRGSKPVGDGAQPMAAMGGLKVLLHWAGPGGGEPWVTFSESSLTAEEVCIHIAHKVGITPPCFNLFALFDAQAQVWLPPNHILEIPRDASLMLYFRMRFYFRNWHGMNPQELAVYRCGPPGTEASSDQTAQGMQLLDPASFEYLFEQGKHEFVNDVASLWELSSEEEIHHFKNESLGMAFLHLCHLALCRGVPLEEVAKKTSFKDCIPLSFRRQIRQHSALTRLRLRNVFRRFLQDFQPDRLSQQMVMVKYLATLERLAPRFGTERVPVCHLRLLAQAEGEPCYIRDSGEAPTDPGPESAARPPTHEVLVTGTGGIQWWPVQEEVNKEEVSKGSSGGSGRNPQASLSGKKAKAHKAIGQPADRLREPLWAYFCDFRDITHVVLKECCVSIHRQDNKCLELSLPSRAAALSFVSLVDGYFRLTADSSHYLCHEVAPPRLVMSIQDGIHGPLLEPFVQAKLRPEDGLYLIQWSTSHPYRLILTVAQRSQAPDGTQSLRLRKFPIEQQAGAFVLEGWGRSFPSVRELGAALQGCLLRAGDDCFSLRRRCLPQPGETSNLIIMRGARASSRTLNLSQLSFHRVDQKEITQLSHLGQGTRTNVYEGRLRVEGSGDPEEGKMDDEDPLVPGRDRGQELRVVLKVLDPSHHDIALAFYETASLMSQVSHVHLAFVHGVCVRGPENIMVTEYVEHGPLDVWLRRERGHVPMAWKMVVAQQLASALSYLENKNLVHGNVCGRNILLARLGLAEGTSPFIKLSDPGVGLGALSREERVERIPWMAPECLPGGPNSLSIAMDKWGFGATLLEICFDGDAPLQSRSSSEKEHFYQRQHRLPEPSCPELATLTSQCLTYEPTQRPSFRTILRDLTRLQPHTLPDLADVLIVNPDSSASDPTVFHKRYLKKIRDLGEGHFGKVSLYCYDPTNDGTGEMVAVKALKADCGPQHRSGWKQEIEILRTLYHEHIVKYKGCCEDQGEKSLQLVMEYVPLGSLRDYLPRHSVGLAQLLLFAQQICEKFLELIGITQGQMTVLRLTELLERGERLPRPDKCPCEVYHLMKNCWETEASFRPTFENLIPILKTVHEKYQGQAPSVFSVC; from the exons GTATCACTCCTCCTTGTTTCAATCTCTTCGCCCTCTTCGATGCTCAGGCCCAAGTCTGGTTGCCCCCAAACCACATCCTAGAGATCCCCAGAGATGCAAGCCTGATGCTGTATTTCCGCATGAG GTTTTATTTCCGGAACTGGCATGGCATGAATCCTCAGGAGCTGGCTGTGTACCGTTGTGGCCCCCCAGGAACCGAGGCATCCTCAGATCAGACAGCACAGGGGATGCAACTCTTGGACCCAGCCTCATTTGAGTACCTCTTTGAGCAG GGCAAGCATGAGTTTGTGAATGACGTGGCATCACTGTGGGAGCTATCGAGCGAGGAGGAGATCCACCACTTTAAGAATGAGAGCCTGGGCATGGCCTTTCTGCACCTCTGTCACCTCGCTCTCTGCCGTGGTGTCCCCCTGGAGGAGGTGGCCAAGAAGACCAG CTTCAAGGACTGTATCCCGCTCTCCTTCCGTCGGCAGATCCGGCAGCACAGCGCCCTGACCCGGCTGCGCCTTCGGAACGTCTTCCGCAGGTTCCTGCAGGACTTCCAGCCGGACAGACTCTCCCAGCAGATGGTCATGGTCAAATACCTGGCCACACTCGAACGGCTGGCACCCCGCTTTGGCACAGAGCGTGTGCCCGTGTGCCACCTGAGGCTGCTGGCCCAGGCAGAGGGAGAGCCCTGCTACATCCGGGACAGTGGGGAGGCCCCTACAGACCCTGGCCCTGAGTCTGCTGCTAGACCCCCAACCCATGAGGTGCTGGTGACAGGCACTGGTGGCATCCAGTGGTGGCCAGTACAGGAGGAGGTGAACAAGGAGGAGGTGAGCAAG GGTTCTAGTGGCGGCAGCGGCAGGAACCCCCAAGCCAGCCTGTCTGGGAAGAAGGCCAAGGCTCACAAGGCAATCGGCCAGCCGGCGGACAGGCTGCGGGAGCCACTGTGGGCCTACTTCTGCGACTTCCGGGACATCACCCACGTGGTGCTGAAAGAGTGCTGTGTCAGCATCCACCGGCAGGACAACAAGTGCCTG GAGCTGAGCCTGCCTTCCCGGGCTGCAGCGCTGTCCTTCGTGTCGCTGGTGGACGGCTATTTCCGCCTGACGGCCGACTCCAGCCACTACCTGTGCCACGAGGTGGCTCCCCCACGGCTGGTGATGAGCATCCAGGATGGGATCCATGGACCCCTGCT GGAGCCGTTTGTGCAGGCCAAGCTGCGGCCCGAGGACGGCCTGTACCTCATTCAGTGGAGCACCAGCCACCCCTACCGCCTGATCCTCACAGTGGCCCAGCGTAGCCAG GCACCAGACGGCACACAGAGCTTGCGGCTCCGGAAGTTCCCCATTGAGCAGCAAGCCGGGGCCTTTGTGCTGGAGGGCTGGGGCCGGTCCTTCCCCAGCGTTCGGGAACTTGGGGCCGCCTTGCAGGGCTGCTTGCTGAGGGCCGGGGACGACTGCTTCTCTCTGCGTCGCCGTTGCCTGCCCCAACCAGGAG AAACCTCCAACCTCATCATCATGCGGGGGGCTCGGGCCAGCAGCAGGACACTCAACCTCAGCCAGCTCAGCTTCCACCGGGTTGACCAGAAGGAGATCACCCAG CTGTCCCACTTGGGCCAGGGCACAAGGACCAACGTGTACGAGGGCCGCCTGCGAGTGGAGGGCAGTGGGGACCCTGAGGAGGGCAAGATGGACGACGAGGACCCCCTCGTGCCTGGAAGGGACCGTGGGCAGGAGCTACGAGTGGTGCTCAAAGTGCTGGACCCGAGTCACCATGACATCGCCCTG GCCTTCTATGAGACAGCCAGCCTCATGAGCCAGGTCTCCCACGTGCACCTGGCCTTCGTGCACGGCGTCTGTGTGCGCGGCCCTGAAA ATATCATGGTGACAGAGTACGTGGAGCACGGACCCCTGGACGTGTGGCTGCGGAGGGAGCGGGGCCATGTGCCCATGGCTTGGAAGATGGTGGTGGCCCAGCAGCTAGCCAGCGCCCTCAGCTACCTG GAGAACAAGAACCTGGTACATGGTAATGTGTGTGGCCGGAACATCCTGCTGGCTCGGCTGGGGCTGGCAGAGGGCACGAGCCCCTTCATCAAGCTGAGTGATCCCGGCGTGGGCCTCGGCGCCCTCTCCAGGGAGG agcggGTGGAGCGGATCCCCTGGATGGCCCCCGAATGCCTCCCAGGTGGGCCCAACAGCCTAAGCATTGCCATGGACAAGTGGGGGTTTGGTGCCACCCTCCTGGAGATCTGCTTTGATGGAGACGCCCCGCTGCAGAGCCGCAGCTCCTCCGAG AAGGAGCATTTCTACCAGAGGCAGCACCGGCTGCCCGAGCCCTCCTGCCCAGAGCTGGCCACACTCACCAGCCAGTGTCTGACCTATGAGCCAACCCAGAGGCCTTCATTCCGCACCATCCTGCGTGACCTCACCCGGCTGCAGCCCCACA CTCTTCCAGATCTTGCTGATGTCTTGATTGTGAACCCGGACTCATCGGCGTCAGACCCTACGGTTTTCCACAAGCGCTATTTGAAAAAGATCCGAGATCTGGGCGAG GGTCACTTCGGCAAGGTCAGTTTGTACTGCTACGATCCGACCAACGACGGCACTGGCGAGATGGTGGCGGTGAAAGCCCTTAAGGCAGACTGCGGCCCCCAGCACCGCTCGGGCTGGAAGCAGGAGATTGAGATTCTGCGCACGCTCTATCACGAGCACATCGTCAAGTACAAGGGCTGCTGCGAGGACCAAG GCGAGAAGTCGCTGCAGCTGGTCATGGAGTACGTGCCCCTGGGCAGCCTCCGAGACTACCTGCCCCGGCACAGCGTCGGGCTGGCCCAGCTGCTGCTCTTCGCCCAGCAGATCTGCGAG AAATTCCTTGAGCTCATAGGCATCACCCAGGGTCAGATGACAGTTCTGAGACTCACCGAGTTGCTGGAACGAGGGGAGAGGCTGCCACGACCTGACAAATGTCCCTGTGAG GTCTATCATCTCATGAAGAACTGCTGGGAGACAGAGGCGTCCTTCCGCCCAACCTTCGAGAACCTCATACCCATCCTGAAGACAGTCCATGAGAAGTACCAAGGCCAGGCCCCTTCCGTGTTCAGTGTGTGCTGA